A single genomic interval of Penaeus chinensis breed Huanghai No. 1 chromosome 23, ASM1920278v2, whole genome shotgun sequence harbors:
- the LOC125037361 gene encoding saccharopine dehydrogenase-like oxidoreductase, which yields MAERTYDLVVFGATGYTGQFVAEEVAKIADKNPDVKFAYAGRSKEKLDKTLEMARTNTKLELNDVALIIADVGDEESLLKMAQQAKVVINCVGPYRFYGEKVVKACIEGGANHVDISGEPQYLETMQLKYAKEAEEKGVHIVGACGFDSVPADLGTLFLQESFEGDVNSVEMVVGLHDESSGNAPINFTTMECAIYGLAHSSELKAIRKELFPTSLPKSSFKPEPRGKLFYSEEADRWCLPNMASDRSVVMRSQRSNFELEKRRPVQFNAYFGMASLSTAIFGIVFGILFYLMASFTFTRSLLLKYPEFFTFGLFTRKGPKREDLVDMKFCVTLTGKGWEKKIEDPEEQHTDPPTVSKTVTVVGPDPGYFGTATIVSQCALTVLQEKDKLPKSGGVFPPGAAFLKTTLRNRLQDKGIHFKVKE from the exons ATGGCAGAACGAACATACGACTTGGTTGTATTCGGTGCAACTGGATACACAGGCCAGTTTGTGGCTGAAGAG GTGGCCAAAATTGCTGACAAAAATCCAGATGTGAAATTTGCATATGCCGGACGCAGCAAGGAAAAGCTTGATAAGACCTTAGAGATGGCACGTACGAACACCAAGTTGGAACTTAATGACGTGGCCTTGATCATTGCTGATGTGGGCGATGAGGAGTCCCTGCTGAAGATGGCACAGCAAGCCAAGGTTGTCATCAACTGCGTGGGACCT TACCGCTTCTATGGGGAGAAGGTGGTGAAGGCATGCATTGAAGGAGGAGCCAACCATGTGGACATTAGTGGTGAGCCTCAGTACCTGGAGACCATGCAGCTGAAGTATGCCAAGGAGGCTGAGGAGAAGGGGGTGCATATCGTGGGAGCCTGTGGCTTTGATTCCGTGCCAGCTGACTTGGGCACGCTTTTCTTGCAGGAGTCATTTGAAG GTGATGTCAACTCAGTGGAAATGGTTGTCGGTCTTCACGATGAGTCATCC GGAAATGCGCCAATCAACTTCACGACCATGGAGTGCGCCATATATGGATTAGCTCACAGTAGTGAGTTAAAAGCCATTCGCAAGGAGCTCTTCCCTACTTCACTTCCCAAGTCATCCTTTAAACCTGAACCAAG GGGCAAGTTGTTCTACAGCGAAGAGGCAGATCGCTGGTGCCTCCCCAATATGGCATCAGACCGCTCCGTTGTCATGCGGTCACAGCGAAGCAACTTTGAGCTGGAGAAGAGACGCCCAGTGCAGTTCAATGCCTACTTTGGCATGGCCTCTCTGTCAACGGCCATATTTGGCATTGTGTTTGGGATCCTCTTCTACCTGATGGCTTCCTTCACATTTACCAGGTCACTTTTGCTCAAG TACCCAGAGTTCTTCACCTTTGGCCTGTTCACCCGGAAGGGGCCCAAACGCGAAGACCTGGTTGACATGAAGTTCTGCGTGACCCTCACCGGCAAAGGctgggagaagaagatagaggaccCAGAAGAACAGCACACTGACCCACCCACTGTTAGCAAGACTGTTACG GTTGTTGGTCCTGATCCTGGATATTTTGGAACCGCTACCATTGTGAGTCAGTGTGCCCTGACTGTGCTTCAGGAAAAGGACAAGCTCCCCAAAAG TGGTGGTGTGTTCCCACCTGGAGCTGCCTTCCTGAAGACTACCCTGCGCAACCGCCTGCAGGACAAGGGAATCCACTTCAAAGTCAAAGAGTAG
- the LOC125037390 gene encoding procyclic form-specific polypeptide B-alpha-like, which yields MPTQTQSTMHIYIYDRPGSFSLLPACLPVCLLACLPLRISLSASMRVACLAVLLCLWAATGVEGKSFHAGVVPESRVARQAMRQDGESKLGSSEEDADAEPEAEAEAEPYPEAEAEAEAEAEAEAEAEAEAEAEAEAEAEAEPYPEAEAEAEAEAEPYPEAEAEAEPEPASKDSTAV from the exons ATGCCGACACAAACACAGTCtacgatgcatatatatatatacgaccgaCCGGGATCTTTCAGtctcttgcctgcctgcctgcctgtctgcctgcttgcctgcttgccacTACGGATCTCTCTATCAG ccAGCATGCGTGTTGCTTGCCTCGCGGTGTTGCTGTGCCTGTGGGCGGCCACTGGGGTTGAGGGGAAGTCCTTCCACGCAGGAGTCGTTCCGGAGTCCAGAGTCGCCCGCCAGGCCATGAGGCAAGACGGGGAGTCAAAATTAGGGAGCAGCGAGGAAGACGCCGATGCAGAACCGGAGGCTGAGGCCGAAGCGGAACCTTACCcggaagcagaggcagaggcagaagcagaagcagaagcagaagcagaagcagaagcagaagcagaagcagaggcagaggcagaagcagaggcagaaccTTACCcggaagcagaagcagaggcagaagcagaggcgGAACCTTACCCGGAGGCCGAGGCGGAGGCAGAGCCAGAACCAGCATCCAAGGATTCAACGGCAGTGTAA